From the genome of Gemmatimonadaceae bacterium, one region includes:
- a CDS encoding ABC transporter permease, which translates to MSGRPADVPREARAGRGSAAGTDLTFALRQLRRHPAFATVAVLTLALGIGVTTAMFSVVHNLLLDPAPFRDSGRIVRLYETTPGYGLDQGSGPQTILLMPSRPIADAWRDRARTLEKVVWLQPRDDALLVGGAEPELVHAEAMSADVPSFLGVRPVLGRSFTPDETTRRAAPSVLLGYGLWRSRFGGARDVVGRGLDVNGTVHTIVGVMPAGIDLPGAPPIGVWLPLVDTGDSGIVIPWARLRRGVSVVMAERELAGILAATARPWTPAGQQPGVQVVPLREYLGSHVEKTMALVAGAVGLVLLIACGNVANLFLARAASRQRELSMRIALGASRGRLLRQFAVESLCVTIMGGALGVLVAWRGIALVDSTRPAVLDALDSARLDGTSVLWTVGISIATGLAFGIVPLLIGAQRNPADVLKSTSRTASGGRDVGRLRAALIVGEVGLSTALLVAAALLIRTVHSLQKEDIGFDPHNLTALYVSLPRTLYAAPAQKKAVMDRLVRHVRLLQGVEDVTLAHGAPPYSGVAIGAAMEIAGRPTGANDSVKMIGYDVVQPDYFRVLRLPVVAGRIFDEDTLTHTAMVSTETARHFWPGSSALGKRFRIDPKGPWHVVVGVVAQMKAPGFAGALADQIYEPSGANTGTTMILRTRGASPELLASTSRLAATINPQIRISGRAMAAEFAALFAGRRFTMFLLSVFAGIALALSTVGLYGVVAYSVVQRRREMGIRLALGALPSAITQLVVMEAARLVGTGLLLGAILTFALSRVLRSLLAEIGRVDPATCTIVALLLAAAALLAAYVPAHRASRVDPVIALRAE; encoded by the coding sequence ATGAGCGGCCGCCCGGCCGACGTCCCGCGCGAAGCGCGTGCGGGGCGTGGGAGTGCCGCGGGTACGGATCTGACGTTCGCGCTGCGGCAACTTCGGCGGCACCCGGCGTTCGCGACTGTGGCGGTGTTGACATTGGCGTTAGGCATCGGCGTCACGACGGCAATGTTCAGCGTCGTGCACAACTTGCTGCTCGATCCGGCTCCGTTCCGGGATAGCGGCCGCATCGTCCGCCTCTATGAAACCACACCAGGATACGGTCTTGACCAGGGCTCCGGTCCACAAACCATTTTACTGATGCCATCGAGGCCGATCGCGGATGCGTGGCGTGATCGCGCTCGGACCCTCGAGAAGGTTGTGTGGCTGCAGCCGCGCGACGATGCCCTGCTTGTCGGCGGAGCCGAGCCCGAGCTCGTTCATGCCGAGGCGATGTCCGCCGATGTGCCGTCCTTTCTGGGCGTTAGGCCAGTGCTCGGTCGCAGCTTCACTCCGGACGAAACTACGCGGCGCGCTGCTCCGAGCGTTCTCTTGGGCTATGGCTTGTGGCGCAGTCGGTTTGGTGGTGCGCGAGACGTTGTCGGGCGTGGACTCGACGTGAACGGGACAGTGCACACCATCGTCGGTGTCATGCCGGCCGGGATCGACCTGCCGGGGGCGCCGCCGATCGGTGTTTGGCTTCCACTCGTGGACACCGGCGACAGCGGCATCGTGATACCATGGGCACGCCTGCGCCGCGGAGTTTCAGTCGTGATGGCAGAGCGGGAGCTCGCAGGCATTCTGGCCGCCACCGCGCGGCCTTGGACACCTGCGGGGCAGCAACCGGGTGTTCAAGTCGTTCCACTTCGCGAGTACCTCGGCTCCCATGTCGAGAAGACGATGGCGTTGGTCGCCGGGGCCGTGGGGCTAGTCTTGCTCATCGCCTGCGGGAACGTGGCCAATCTCTTCCTCGCGCGGGCAGCGAGCAGACAGCGCGAGCTCTCGATGCGTATTGCGTTAGGCGCTAGTCGAGGTCGCCTGCTGCGGCAATTCGCAGTAGAGAGTCTGTGCGTCACAATCATGGGCGGGGCGCTTGGTGTGCTGGTGGCGTGGCGTGGTATCGCCCTGGTTGACTCAACGCGGCCGGCTGTGCTGGATGCACTCGACTCGGCACGGCTAGACGGCACGTCGGTTCTCTGGACCGTCGGGATTTCGATTGCGACAGGATTGGCGTTCGGGATAGTGCCGTTGCTGATCGGCGCTCAGCGAAATCCCGCAGACGTGCTCAAGAGCACTTCGCGAACGGCTTCGGGCGGCCGCGACGTTGGCCGACTTCGCGCTGCGCTCATTGTCGGTGAGGTCGGCCTGTCCACGGCGCTGCTGGTTGCGGCGGCCTTGCTGATTCGGACGGTGCACAGTCTGCAGAAGGAAGATATCGGCTTTGACCCGCACAATCTCACCGCGCTGTATGTGTCGCTGCCGCGGACTCTTTATGCGGCACCTGCTCAGAAAAAGGCCGTGATGGATCGGCTCGTTCGGCACGTGCGCCTTCTTCAGGGAGTTGAGGACGTGACACTCGCGCACGGAGCACCTCCATACTCCGGCGTCGCGATTGGCGCGGCCATGGAAATCGCCGGCCGCCCAACAGGCGCAAACGACTCGGTAAAGATGATTGGCTACGACGTCGTGCAGCCGGACTACTTCAGGGTGCTTCGGCTGCCAGTCGTGGCCGGTCGGATTTTCGATGAGGACACGCTGACACACACTGCCATGGTCAGCACGGAAACGGCTCGCCACTTCTGGCCTGGGAGTAGTGCGTTAGGCAAGCGATTTCGTATCGACCCTAAGGGGCCATGGCACGTCGTCGTAGGCGTCGTGGCCCAGATGAAGGCACCTGGCTTCGCCGGGGCGCTCGCGGATCAGATCTACGAACCGTCCGGAGCAAACACGGGCACAACGATGATCCTTCGGACGCGTGGCGCTTCACCCGAGCTCCTCGCGTCGACGAGCCGATTGGCGGCAACGATCAATCCGCAGATCCGTATCAGTGGCAGGGCAATGGCGGCAGAGTTTGCGGCGCTCTTTGCAGGACGCCGTTTCACCATGTTCCTCTTGTCCGTGTTCGCGGGTATTGCGTTAGCCCTGTCGACTGTTGGACTTTATGGTGTGGTCGCGTACTCGGTCGTGCAGCGACGGCGAGAGATGGGAATCCGCTTGGCACTCGGCGCGCTCCCGTCCGCAATTACGCAGCTTGTCGTGATGGAGGCGGCGAGGTTGGTCGGCACTGGACTATTGCTCGGCGCCATCTTGACCTTCGCCCTGAGTCGCGTGTTGCGGTCATTGCTGGCGGAAATAGGGCGGGTGGATCCGGCCACTTGCACGATTGTGGCGTTGCTCTTGGCGGCCGCTGCGCTACTTGCCGCGTACGTGCCCGCGCATCGAGCGTCTCGTGTCGATCCGGTGATCGCACTGCGCGCGGAGTAA